TCGACCGAATCGTTATCCGGCCCCGGCTGGGCCCAACCATCCACGTTCTATTTTATTCAGAGCGACCGCGTTTTCGAGAAGGAGCGCGGCGCGGCAGGTAGCAGAGCGGCGAGGCAGGAATTAGAACGGCGAGTCAGGCCCCTCGTTGGCCTGTGCTGAGTCGGTTTCGTTCCCGGAGACGATGTCGTACTTCCACGCATCGAGGCCGCCAGCCATGCTCTCGACGCTGGCATGGGCAGTGCCCTCGTACGAGGCGATGAGTCGCGCCGCCTGCACGCTCGAAATCCCGTGTGGGCAGACGGTCACGATGTGGTCTGCGTCGGCGAGCGTCGGAATCTTGCTCACGAGGCTGTGAAACGGGATGTTCTCGCTGCCGGGGATGTGTTCCCGGGCGAACGCACCGGGCGAGCGGATGTCCACGACGCGCACGTCTGCGCCCTCGTCGAGGAGCGATTTGACCTCGTCCGGCGCAATCTCGTCGTCGCTGAGGTCGGTCATATAGGGTTGGTACTAGTTCAGATAGGATAAGCGTCTGGGTTCATACGGAGCTGAATATTTGTGAGTCAAAACAGTTGTTTCGAACACCTCGAAAGCCCCCGAGTGCTCGGCTCCCGCGACCACAGCTGCGCTCCTCACTCGCTTCGCTCGTTGCGGTGCTTGCTGGGTCGGGGTTCGCCGACCCCTCGGCCCCTTTCAGTCCCGCCCCGTAGTCCCGCCTCAGCAGACCTGCCCTTCCCCGGGTCGCGCGACGAGACGCGCGTCCCGGCCCTCGTGGTTGAGGCTGGTGATTGTGGCTGGTGATTGGGGCTGGTGGTTAGTGCTGGTGATTGAATTTAGATGAGCCCTTCTTCTTTCGCGAGCAGAATCCCCTCGATAGTCGCGTCGTTTGCGGGTTCCTGTCGGGCGACGTCGAGGGCGTCTTCGACGGGAACCGAAGTCACGGTGATGAACTCGTTGCCGTCCAGTTTGCGTTCGACGGGCCGCAGACCCTCCGCGAACACGATACCTCGGCGGTGGCGAAGCACCCCGGTCGAACACCAGAACTCTTCGAGCAGGGCGAGGCTGTCGGGGGCGAAGCCGGTTTCCTCTTGCAGTTCCCGCGCTCCGGCCTGCGTGTAGGATTCGCCCTGCTCGACGATACCGGCGGGGAGTTCGAGACACTGCTCGCCGATGGCCGGACGATACTGGTCGACGAGGATGACTTCGTCGTCTGCGACGGCGACGACCACCACGGCGGCGGGCAACTCCGCCCAGTAGTACTTCTTCTCCGTGCCGTTCGGTTGAGAGACGAGATCGTAGCCGCCGGTGTACCAGCCGGTTTCGTACTCGGCTTTCGATTCGAGGACGGGCCAGTCGTGGTCGCGAGAATCTGTCATACGTCCTGTGTGATAGCCACCCGATAAAGTGTGCCGTTCTGGGTGACGTACACGGTGTCTCCCTCGACGGCCGCAGGGTTGCGATTCCCGAGGGCGGAGCGTTCGTCGAACGGCGAGTGGGTGAAGGCTTCTTTGAAGCCAACCGGGCCGTCCCAGTAGGGTTCAGACTGGCCGTCTGCGAGCGCGGCCGTGGTGAACGGATAGCGGTGGCTCGGCAGTTCGGAACCGTTTACCGCCTCGTGGTCGCCCTCTGCGGGCGTCGCGGTCAGGTAGTAGGGGTCGCCGCTCTTGAGCAGGCTCGGAACCGCGCCGAGCGCGAGCAGGAGGACGATGAGTGCGCCGATTGCGAGCAGCGCGTTGCGGGTGACCGTGCGCATGGTCGTCCTTCGGGCCGGACGCGAAAAAGCACCTCGTTAGTCGAGCAGCACGTCGCGGTAGATGCGACCGAACGCCTGGCGACGGAGCGTAGCGATGGCCGCCTCGGGTTCGTTCTGGAAGGTCGCCGCGACGACGGTGTCGGCGAAGGGCGCGACGTGCCAGACGACGTTGTCCACCGTCTCGCTCCCGGCTTCGATGACCTCGTAGCTCTGGTGGGCCGCACACCACTCGTCGAATTCCTCGCGGGTGCCCACGGTGACGGTAAGCAGCGACGAAAAGAGGGCGTTTCGCGCGGTCGTGACCACGTCGCCGGTGACGCGCTCGTGGTACTCCGTGCGGTCGAAGTCCATCGCTTTCGCCGTCTCGCGGACGACGAGTTGGGCGGCCGGGCCGACCTGTTCGAACTGCTCGCGGGCGTCGGCTACCGTTTCGGGTGCGAAGAGGCCGTCTTCGTGCATGGGTGGTGAACGTGGGCGGGGCAGTTACGCGTTTTCGTCTTCGTCGGCCTCGCGGTGGGCCTTCGCCATGCGTTTTGCCTCCTCGATTGCTTCCTGCGTTTTTGCGTCGAGTTGTGGCGACTGCTCCGGTGGTTCGATGTCGTGGGGGGGGTTCTCGGTATCGTCCTCGAACAGGTCGCCCGGGCGCACGTCGTCGTCGTGTTCGTGGTCGTGTTGGTCCGTCGTGTCCTCGAACACCTGCGGATACTCGCGTTCCTCAGCGAACTCGGTGACGCGGGCGGCGAGTTCGCGATGTCCCTCGTCGGACCAGCCCGGCGCGTGCTCGTCGAGCCACGTTTCGTGGTCGGCGTTGCCGAGCATCGCGGTGAACGCGAGGTGGTTGGCGAGGTGTTTTCCGTCCATCTGTGGCGCGTCACAGACCGGGCAGGCGTATCCCATGTCCGGCTAGACGGGGGCCGTCGAAAAAAGGGACTCGTCTCAGTTGTCGGACTTGACGAACACGAGCGCGTCCTCGCCATCCTCGTAGTAGCGAGGAATCCGGTGGTGGGGCATAAAGCCGTACCGCCGGTAGAGCGACTGGGCCGCCTCGTTCGACTCCCGGACTTCGAGTTTCACCGTCTCGACAGCGTTGGTTGCGAGGACGACCAGTGCCCGCTCAAGGAGGCGTGCGCCGATGCCCTGGCCGCGATGGTCGGGCGCGACGGCGAAATCTTTGATGTGGCCGATTGGCCGCCCGTGGTTCGGCACGATGTCTGCGACGACGTAGCCGACGACCTCGCCCGCCTCGGCGACGAGGAAGCCCGGTTCGTCGACGAAAAACTCGAAGGCAGCGTAGGGCCACGGCTGGGGGAACGACTGGCGTTCGATGCGAAATACGGCGAGCAGGTCTGCGAGGGTCGCTTCCCGAATCTCGACCGGTCCGCCCGCACCCTCGGCCGTCGTGGTCACGAGAGAGGGTACGCACTGGACGCTATATATCACGTTTGGACGAAAGTTTTTTTAACTTACAAATGCAGTGTAATAATTGCACCCAAGTGAGGGTGTTCCCCCAACCCCAACCTCAGTATCCTTTTCGGGACACCGCAGAACATGTTAGCAGACGCTCAGGTTCGTAAAAATCGAAAACGTGAGAGGTTCGTTAGTCGTCCGCCGGTGCGGCGCCGCCTTCGGTCTGCATCTTCGTGTGTGGCAGTTTGCCACCGTCTGCGAGGATGCGGCGTTCGCGCTCGGAGGCTTCGAGTTCGGCGGTGAACTCCCAGTCGTCGTTGACGCGGACCGTGAACTCTTCTTTGCCCTCACGGACACCTTCTGCGACGTCGTCGACGATTTCGATGTCGTCGCCCTGTTCGAGCGTGGTGTACGTCTCCTCGTCGATGACGAGCGGGACGAGTCCGAAGTTGAACAGGTTCGCCTTGTGGATGCGGGCGAACGACTGTGCGAAGACGCCCTTGATGCCGAGGTACATCGGACAGAGGGCGGCGTGTTCGCGGGAGGAACCCTGCCCGTAGTTCTCGCCGGCGACGAGGAAGCCGCCGTCGGAGTCGAGGGAACGCTGGGCGAAGCTCTGGTCGACACGCGAGAGCGTGAACTCGGAGAGCTTCGGGATGTTAGACCGGTACATCAGGATGTCCTGGGTTGCAGGGATGATGTGGTCGGTCGTGATGTTGTCCTCCATCTTGAGGAGTGCCGAGCCTTCGAGGTGGGCGTCGAGTGGGTCCTTCAGCGGGACGTCGCCGATGTTCGGGCCCTTCACGAGGCTGTCGTCGACGGCCTCGTCCGGCGTGATGATGTCGGCCTTCGAACCGTCGTACTTCTCGGGCAGTTCTGCGCCGGGTGCTTCGAGGTCACCGAGTTCCTCGGCGAAGTCTCGTGGGTCGACGATTTCGCCCTTGAGACCGGCGGCGGCGGCGACTTCCGGCGAGCAGAGGTAGACGTTGTCGTCCTCGATGCCGGAGCGGCCTTCGAAGTTGCGGTTGAACGTCCGCAGGGAGACGGAGTCGGAGGCTGGCACGTGACCGATACCGATACACGCACCACAGGTTGCCTCGGAGAAGTTGACGCCAGCGGCCATCATCTCTGCGACCCAGCCCTCACGGGCGAGGAGTTCCGCAGACTGCTTGGAACCGGGAGCGACGATGAACTCCGTCTTCTTGTTGACTTCGCGGCCTTTGACCATCTTCGCGGCCGGGAGCATGTCGGTGTAGCCACCGTTGGTACAGGAGCCGACCATGACCTGGTCGACTGCGGTGCCAGCGACTTCGCGGACTGGCACGACCTTGTCCGGCATGGACGGGCACGCGATGAGCGGTTCGATGTCGGAGAGGTCGATGACGATTTCGTCGTCGTACTCCGCGTCCTCGTCCGGCTGGAGGTCCACGTATTCGTCCTCGCGGTTGACCTTCGAGAGGAAGTCCTTCGTCTTCTCGTCGGTTGGGAAGATAGAGGACGTCGCGCCGAGTTCCGTACCCATGTTGGTGATGGTCGTACGCTCGGGGACGGTGAGCGTCTCGACGCCGGGGCCGGTGTACTCGAAGATTTTGCCGACGCCGCCCTTGACCGAGAGGCGACGGAGCATCTCGAGGATGACGTCCTTCGCGGTAGACCACTCTGGAAGCTCGCCTTCGAGGCGAACGTTCACGACTTCAGGCATCTCGACGTAGTACGGGCCACCGCCCATGGCGACGGCGATGTCGAGGCCACCCGCGCCGATGGCGAGCTGGCCGAGGCCGCCGGGCGTTGGCGTGTGCGAGTCAGAGCCGAGGAGCGTCTTGCCGGGTGCGGCGAAGTTCTCCTTGTGGACGTTGTGACAGATACCGTTGCCGGGGCGAGAGAAATATGCGCCGAAAGTCCCGGCCGCAGAGCGCAGGAAGCGGTGGTCGTCGGAGTTCTTAAAGTCGAACTGGTAGGTCTGGTGGTCGCAGTACTGGGCTGCGAGTTCCGTCTGGACCTCGTCCATTTCCAGGGCTTCGAACTGGAGCCAGACGAGCGTCCCCGTCGTGTCCTGTGCGAGGACCTGGTCGATCTCGATGCCGATTTCCTCACCTGTCTCGAGTTCCCCCTCGACGAGGTGGTCAGCAAGAATTTTTTCCGTAAGCGTCTGTCCCATAACGGCTTGAGATGCAGGCTACACGGTTATAAATCCCGTGAAATTAGCCATGGAAAACCATCATAAACACCGGTTTCGTCGGCAACTTTCTCGAAATTATTGCCATTTTCTTGGAATCTGATAGACACATGGTAACGTACACGGTTTTGAATTTCGGCAGACCTTTGCTATCGGGCCAGTCACCCTCCAGTATGTTCAGAAGCGGGCAATTCGTCGCAGACCACGTTACCCCCGTCACCGCCGACCAGATTCAACCGAACGGCATCGACCTCACGCTCGAAGCGGTGTTCGAACAGCGCGAACCCGGCCGCATCGGCATGGACGGGAAGGAAGTGGGCGACCGCCAGAAACTCGCGGGCGAACAGGTCGTCGAAGTGCCCCCGGAGGACCCCGACCCGAACGACGCTTACTACCTGCCACCGGGCGGGTACATCGTGCGCTACGCCGAAATCGTCTCCATCCCCGAGGACCACGTCGGGTTCATCTACCCGCGCTCGTCGCTCCTTCGTAACTCCTGTATGCTGAACACGGCCGTCTGGGACGCCGGCTACGAGGGCAAAGGCGAAGGCCTCCTGCAGGTCCACCACGACATCGAAATCGAACACGGCGCACGCATCGCCCAGCTCGTCCTCGCCGACGCGGACCACGAGGGTGTCTACGAGGGGAGCTACCAGGGCGAAAATATCGACTGAGAGCTTTCAATTTTATTAATTAAATTATAAATTAATTCCGATAGCGACAGATTTTAATTGAGCTTGCCCGTGGAAGGTTCCATGGCACGTCACAACACGCCACGACGGACCTTCCTCAAAGGAATCGGCGCGGCTGGACTCGGAACGACACTCGCCTCCGGCAGTGCAGGAGCCTCCCTCCCGCTCGTCGACGACCTGCTCAACCTCACGAGCGACGACGCACAGGAAGTCCTCGTGGTGTTCGACCAGAGGGAGAACGTCTCACTGCTCTCCCAGCTGGACCTGCTCGACGGGTTCGTCGGGATGAACGTCTTCCCCATCGGGTACACACGACTCACCGGCAGTCAAATCGAAGAAGTCGCCTCCTGGGACAGCGTCCGGCGCATCGAGGCGAACAAGGAACTCGACTATCACAACGCGGACGCCCGCGAGGTGACCGGCGTCTCCACCGTCCAGTCGGACCTCGGTTACAAGGGAGACAACGCCCACACCGCTGTCATCGACTCCGGAATCTCCGCCCTCCACCCCGACCATCAGGAGAACCTCCAGCACAACTACCGCTATCTCAACCCGCTCGGGTCCTCGGGCACGACGTTCTGGGTGGACGTCGGTTCCATCGACACCGACGACAATGGCCACGGCACGCACACGAGTGGCTCCATCGCTGGCGACGGGTCGAACACCGAGGCCAACCGCGGGATGGCTCCGAGCGCGGACCTGACCGTCTACTCGGCGGGCCTGACGCTACTCGTCATCCACGCCGTCTCGGCGATGGACCATCTCGTTTCCGAAAAACTCGCCGGGAACACCGACGTCCAGGTCGTCTCCAACTCATACGGGAGCGCGAGCGGGAACGACTACGACCCCGACGCCGCGCTCAACGTCGCGACGTGGGAAGCCTTCGAGGCGGGCATCCTCCCCGTCTTCTCCGCGGGCAACAGCGGCCCGGCGAACAACACCCTCAACGACTACGCGAAAGCCCCCCACGTGCTCAGCGTGGCTGCGACGAACGACCAGAAAGCAGTCACCGACTTCTCCTCGCGCGGGCGGGCGTCCTCGTACGCGGGCGAGACGAACTACGACCGGCAGACGGCACTCGACAACCTCCGCGCCCATCACGACGGCGAGTCGGTGAGCGGACCGGTCGGCCTCTACCGCAACGGCGTCGGCGCACCCGGCAACGCTGTCGTGAGCACGCTCTCACCGCTCGACCCGCTCAACGCGACGGGTGGCGGCAACGACCTGTACTACGGCCCGCTCAGCGGGACGAGCATGTCCTGTCCCGTCACCGCCGGAATTGCCACGCTCGTCGTGGACGCCTACTACGACGCGACGGGGTCCTACCCCGACCCGCTCGACGTGCTGAACACCATCGAAGCCGAGAGCAACGAAGTCCGTGCGGACTACACCCCCGCGAACATCGGTGCCGGGTTCGTCGACGGTGACGCCGCCGTCACCCGGGCCGCGAACGGAAACCTCGCCGACTTCAGCGAAGTCGACATCGTCTCGGAATAATCAGACCACTCTGGTAGACTCCCGGAGGACCGCTCCGGAGTGCCACACCAGATGCTTTTCCTCTGCGTGCAGTTCCGCGTGCTCGAACGCCTCGTACTCGCTGCTCGCCCGGACGCGGAAGCCACAGTCCGGAACCGGACATTCGTACTCGTATGCCATGCTAGAGATACACACTCAAAGAAGAAAGCGTTGTGTTGGGTCAGATTGACGAACTGTTTGCCGAACCAAGCAGACAGTTGGATGGTTTTGTCAGAACACTGTTTTATAGATACGTGTTGGCTAGTGCCATGCGCTTCAGTAGACGCAGTGTACTCAAAGCGACGGGCGCGGCGGGCGCGGCGACACTGCTTCCATATACGGGAAGCGGCGTCGCACAGACACCGACTATCGACGGGCAGCTCGAGACGGACTCGGCCGACCTCCAGGAGGTGCTGGTCGTCTTCGATTCGAACGACAACGTCGATTTACTCTCGCAGTTCGACCTGGATGCAGGGTACTTCAAATTCGACGTCCTCCCGATTGGCTACGCGAAACTGACCGGCGACCAGATAGCGACGGTCGCCGAGATTCCAGCCGTTCGCTACGTTCAGGCCAACCGTGAACTCGACTATCACAACGAGGACTCCCGCGAGGCGACGGGCGCGGACATCGTCCAGAACAACCTGTTCTACACCGGCGAGACAGCCCACTCGGTCGTCATCGACTCCGGTATCGACGGCGACCACCCCGACCACGAGACGAACCTCCAGCACAACTGGCGGTACGTAGACCCCCTCGACGAAGGCACGATGTGGGTGGACGCCGGCCCCGCGGACACCGACGACAACGGTCACGGCACCCACACCTCGGGGTCGGTGGCCGGCGACGGCACCGCGAGCGACGGGAAGTACAAGGGGATGGCTCCGGACGCCGAGTTGACCGTCTACTCTTCGGGTGCAACCTTGCTCATCCTCCAGGCCGTCGGCGCGTACGACCACCTGCTCTCGCGGGTCGAACAGGGCAAAACCGAGGTGCAAATCGTCTCCAACTCCTACGGTACCTCCAGTCCGGACGACTTCGTGCCGAGCGACGCGCTCAACGTCGCGACGTGGGAAGCCTTCCAGCGGGACATCCTGTCCGTCTTCTCCGCGGGCAACGCCGGGCCCGGCGAGAACACGCTCAACAACTACACCAAGGCACCGCACGTCCTCGGCGTCGCGGCGACGATGGACGACAAGAGCGTCACCGACTTCTCCTCGCGCGGCCGGTTCGCCGACTACGACGGCGGCGGCGAGGGCGCACAGTACGACCGCGAACTCGCCCTCTCGAATCTGACCGACTACTTCGACGCGAACCTCGCAGACCAGCCAGTGCTCACCGAGGAATCCTACTCCGGAACCGTCGGTCCCGGCTCCAGCGATGCCGGTGTGGGCGACTCAGTGTACCAGGAGTGGACCGCCCCCGAACAGGCGGGCTACGTCGAAGCCGACGTGTCGTGGACGCCACCTGGACAGGACTTGGACATCTACCTCCATCAGGGGGCGAAAGACGGCCCCGTCGTGGCCAGCGGCGCGACGCTCGACAATCCAGAGCACGTCGCAGGTGCGGTCAACGGTGGCCAGACGTACTTCTTCGAAATCGTCCCGTACGCGAACGTCAGCGCGTCCTGGACCATCGACCTCGTCTCACGCGAGGCCCCGCCGAAGGGCCAACAGCCCGAAGGGCCGTTCGGCATCTATCGCAACGGCGTCGGCGCGAACGGCAACCTCGTGATGAGCACGCTGTCGCCGGACGACCCACTCCAGGCATACGCCGGACTGAGCGGTCCAGAAGAACAGGACAGTGAAATCTGGTACGGACGCATCTCCGGGACGAGCATGTCCTGTCCCGTCACGGCGGGCGTCTGCACGCTCGTCGTGGACGCCTACTACCAGAACCACGGCGAATACCCCGACCCGCTCGACGTGCTCCTCATCATGGAGGCGAGCGCGAAGGACGTGCGCGGCGACTACAACCCGGCGAACATGGGTGCCGGATTCGTCGATGCGGTGGCCGCCGTCAAACTCGCAGAAGAGAACAAACCGCATCCGGCGAAGTTCAAGGACGTGGACCTGACGAGTCTCGATTCGACCGCCACGGACACCGTGTTCGAGGCCACGGGGTCCCGGGCCGACGACGGGTCGGTGTTCACCGCGGGCCAGACCAATCGCGTGGACATCACCGTGGACAGTTCCACCGGCTCAGCGTTCGTCCGTGACGCGATTCCGTTCGACTGGACGCTCGTCGGCGGTGACGACGCCACCGTCTACACCGAAGACGGCACGCGCTACGTCGAGTTCACGAACCCGGTCGGCACCGTCGGCGAAGACGACGACCCGGTCACCCGGACGTACTTCCTCGAAGCGCCAGACTCGACGGGCACCTACGAGTTCGGCCCCGCAGAAGCAATCTCGACGTTCGACGAGTCGAAATCCGTCACTCTCACCGGGACGGACAGCAACACCGTCGGCGGCGTCGACACTAGCTAATCGACCTCTCGACTTTTCGAACCATCGGCTTGATTCCCGAACGAACCGTATTCTCTGGTTCTGAAACTCCGCCACGGGAGTTACATACGGCAAATATTGTCAACACGACCCACACCTAACGGCTTTGGTTGTGCCTACTTGTCGGCTGTCCGCTCATCACGTATTGCCTGAATAATCGTGATGATGATGCGTCTTTCCTCCACATGTGTCAGCCGTACAGACTCGAACGACCTCCTCGACCACGACGGGCGTGCGACCGTCTTCTCCGTCATCCGCGAGTCACCCGGTATCTGCATGTCCGCCGTCGCGGTTCGCGCCGACATTCCGCTTTCGACGACCCGCCACCACATCCGCGTCCTCGAACGCGGAAACCTGGTCGCGGAAACCAAGATTCGTGGCAAACGCCGGGTGTACGCCTCGAACGCGACCAACATCGAACTGGCGGCGGCGCTCGCAGACGAGGCCACCGCGGCTGTCCTCGACGCACTCTCACGACTCGGGCCGGTCTCTGTCTCGGCCCTCGCAGACGACCTGGCACGCGACCCGAGCACGGTCACCCATCACCTCCAGCGCCTCGCCGCCGCTGGCCTCGTTGAGCGCGAGCGACAGGGCCGAGTCGTCATCAACGCCCTCGCCGGAGAGGCAAAAGATGCACTTGCCCCGGCGGTGCGTGAGGAATCGATGCCACAACCCCGCCTCATGGCCGACGGGTCGGGGTTCGGCGAAGACGACTGCTGACCTTCTCAAAAAAGCCGCTGTCGCGGTCTACGTGCTCTGTCCGAGCACCGTGTTGTCGTCGCTCGTGCCAGCCACCGCGACCCAACCGTCGCCAGCGTAGGCGTCGCGGTTGACTGGGAGGACTTCGACATCGCCGAAGGTGTAGACGTTACTCTCTTCGAGCGAGGCAGGTGCCTCGGCGAAGTAGCTCGCAGCGAGTGACTCGACGCCGTCGCCCGACGTGCCCGTGAGGTAGACGTACTGGACGCCGTCGCCCTGTTCGACGGACACGACGTCGCCGTATTCGGTGTCCACCGTCCACGCGGCGGGGACCACGTCACGGACGTACATCGGCCCGTCTGCGTCGCTCAGTTCGATGTCCACCTGATTCGTCTGCCCGCCGGTGAACACCGAGCCGTCGTCGCTGCGCGTTCCCGTGACCGAGAACGGAAGTTCCGTCCGCGTCGTGTCGAGGTCGAAGTGGGCCTGCACGTCGTAGCCGTTGACCGCGCCGGGGACGTTCACGAGTTTCGCGACGACGTAGTAGACGCCGGATTCGAGTGTGAAGGAGACAGCGGCGTCGCCCGTGAGCCCCTGTGCCTTCGTCACGACGTTCGGCTCGCCGTTCGCCGCCGGGTTCGCGGCGTCGTAGACGAACAGGTCGAAGTGCGGGTTCTCCTCGGCCATGCCCTTGTTCCCGCCCGCGTAGTGGCTGAACGAGAGGTCAACGGTGTAGACGCCGGGTTCCGTGAGATAGCCAGCGACCGCCCGGGAGTCCGCGGGGACGTTCAGGCCGAGGACTTCCGCGCCCTTGTCCGTGAG
This sequence is a window from Haladaptatus sp. QDMS2. Protein-coding genes within it:
- a CDS encoding rhodanese-like domain-containing protein, which encodes MTDLSDDEIAPDEVKSLLDEGADVRVVDIRSPGAFAREHIPGSENIPFHSLVSKIPTLADADHIVTVCPHGISSVQAARLIASYEGTAHASVESMAGGLDAWKYDIVSGNETDSAQANEGPDSPF
- a CDS encoding NUDIX hydrolase, which produces MTDSRDHDWPVLESKAEYETGWYTGGYDLVSQPNGTEKKYYWAELPAAVVVVAVADDEVILVDQYRPAIGEQCLELPAGIVEQGESYTQAGARELQEETGFAPDSLALLEEFWCSTGVLRHRRGIVFAEGLRPVERKLDGNEFITVTSVPVEDALDVARQEPANDATIEGILLAKEEGLI
- a CDS encoding DUF5809 family protein; this translates as MHEDGLFAPETVADAREQFEQVGPAAQLVVRETAKAMDFDRTEYHERVTGDVVTTARNALFSSLLTVTVGTREEFDEWCAAHQSYEVIEAGSETVDNVVWHVAPFADTVVAATFQNEPEAAIATLRRQAFGRIYRDVLLD
- a CDS encoding DUF5810 domain-containing protein, encoding MGYACPVCDAPQMDGKHLANHLAFTAMLGNADHETWLDEHAPGWSDEGHRELAARVTEFAEEREYPQVFEDTTDQHDHEHDDDVRPGDLFEDDTENPPHDIEPPEQSPQLDAKTQEAIEEAKRMAKAHREADEDENA
- the rimI gene encoding ribosomal protein S18-alanine N-acetyltransferase is translated as MTTTAEGAGGPVEIREATLADLLAVFRIERQSFPQPWPYAAFEFFVDEPGFLVAEAGEVVGYVVADIVPNHGRPIGHIKDFAVAPDHRGQGIGARLLERALVVLATNAVETVKLEVRESNEAAQSLYRRYGFMPHHRIPRYYEDGEDALVFVKSDN
- a CDS encoding aconitate hydratase, which translates into the protein MGQTLTEKILADHLVEGELETGEEIGIEIDQVLAQDTTGTLVWLQFEALEMDEVQTELAAQYCDHQTYQFDFKNSDDHRFLRSAAGTFGAYFSRPGNGICHNVHKENFAAPGKTLLGSDSHTPTPGGLGQLAIGAGGLDIAVAMGGGPYYVEMPEVVNVRLEGELPEWSTAKDVILEMLRRLSVKGGVGKIFEYTGPGVETLTVPERTTITNMGTELGATSSIFPTDEKTKDFLSKVNREDEYVDLQPDEDAEYDDEIVIDLSDIEPLIACPSMPDKVVPVREVAGTAVDQVMVGSCTNGGYTDMLPAAKMVKGREVNKKTEFIVAPGSKQSAELLAREGWVAEMMAAGVNFSEATCGACIGIGHVPASDSVSLRTFNRNFEGRSGIEDDNVYLCSPEVAAAAGLKGEIVDPRDFAEELGDLEAPGAELPEKYDGSKADIITPDEAVDDSLVKGPNIGDVPLKDPLDAHLEGSALLKMEDNITTDHIIPATQDILMYRSNIPKLSEFTLSRVDQSFAQRSLDSDGGFLVAGENYGQGSSREHAALCPMYLGIKGVFAQSFARIHKANLFNFGLVPLVIDEETYTTLEQGDDIEIVDDVAEGVREGKEEFTVRVNDDWEFTAELEASERERRILADGGKLPHTKMQTEGGAAPADD
- a CDS encoding deoxyuridine 5'-triphosphate nucleotidohydrolase, whose amino-acid sequence is MFRSGQFVADHVTPVTADQIQPNGIDLTLEAVFEQREPGRIGMDGKEVGDRQKLAGEQVVEVPPEDPDPNDAYYLPPGGYIVRYAEIVSIPEDHVGFIYPRSSLLRNSCMLNTAVWDAGYEGKGEGLLQVHHDIEIEHGARIAQLVLADADHEGVYEGSYQGENID
- a CDS encoding S8 family serine peptidase, which gives rise to MARHNTPRRTFLKGIGAAGLGTTLASGSAGASLPLVDDLLNLTSDDAQEVLVVFDQRENVSLLSQLDLLDGFVGMNVFPIGYTRLTGSQIEEVASWDSVRRIEANKELDYHNADAREVTGVSTVQSDLGYKGDNAHTAVIDSGISALHPDHQENLQHNYRYLNPLGSSGTTFWVDVGSIDTDDNGHGTHTSGSIAGDGSNTEANRGMAPSADLTVYSAGLTLLVIHAVSAMDHLVSEKLAGNTDVQVVSNSYGSASGNDYDPDAALNVATWEAFEAGILPVFSAGNSGPANNTLNDYAKAPHVLSVAATNDQKAVTDFSSRGRASSYAGETNYDRQTALDNLRAHHDGESVSGPVGLYRNGVGAPGNAVVSTLSPLDPLNATGGGNDLYYGPLSGTSMSCPVTAGIATLVVDAYYDATGSYPDPLDVLNTIEAESNEVRADYTPANIGAGFVDGDAAVTRAANGNLADFSEVDIVSE
- a CDS encoding DUF1059 domain-containing protein, with the protein product MAYEYECPVPDCGFRVRASSEYEAFEHAELHAEEKHLVWHSGAVLRESTRVV
- a CDS encoding S8 family serine peptidase, with translation MRFSRRSVLKATGAAGAATLLPYTGSGVAQTPTIDGQLETDSADLQEVLVVFDSNDNVDLLSQFDLDAGYFKFDVLPIGYAKLTGDQIATVAEIPAVRYVQANRELDYHNEDSREATGADIVQNNLFYTGETAHSVVIDSGIDGDHPDHETNLQHNWRYVDPLDEGTMWVDAGPADTDDNGHGTHTSGSVAGDGTASDGKYKGMAPDAELTVYSSGATLLILQAVGAYDHLLSRVEQGKTEVQIVSNSYGTSSPDDFVPSDALNVATWEAFQRDILSVFSAGNAGPGENTLNNYTKAPHVLGVAATMDDKSVTDFSSRGRFADYDGGGEGAQYDRELALSNLTDYFDANLADQPVLTEESYSGTVGPGSSDAGVGDSVYQEWTAPEQAGYVEADVSWTPPGQDLDIYLHQGAKDGPVVASGATLDNPEHVAGAVNGGQTYFFEIVPYANVSASWTIDLVSREAPPKGQQPEGPFGIYRNGVGANGNLVMSTLSPDDPLQAYAGLSGPEEQDSEIWYGRISGTSMSCPVTAGVCTLVVDAYYQNHGEYPDPLDVLLIMEASAKDVRGDYNPANMGAGFVDAVAAVKLAEENKPHPAKFKDVDLTSLDSTATDTVFEATGSRADDGSVFTAGQTNRVDITVDSSTGSAFVRDAIPFDWTLVGGDDATVYTEDGTRYVEFTNPVGTVGEDDDPVTRTYFLEAPDSTGTYEFGPAEAISTFDESKSVTLTGTDSNTVGGVDTS
- a CDS encoding helix-turn-helix domain-containing protein — encoded protein: MMRLSSTCVSRTDSNDLLDHDGRATVFSVIRESPGICMSAVAVRADIPLSTTRHHIRVLERGNLVAETKIRGKRRVYASNATNIELAAALADEATAAVLDALSRLGPVSVSALADDLARDPSTVTHHLQRLAAAGLVERERQGRVVINALAGEAKDALAPAVREESMPQPRLMADGSGFGEDDC